One genomic window of Cygnus olor isolate bCygOlo1 chromosome 3, bCygOlo1.pri.v2, whole genome shotgun sequence includes the following:
- the EEF1A1 gene encoding elongation factor 1-alpha 1 encodes MGKEKTHINIVVIGHVDSGKSTTTGHLIYKCGGIDKRTIEKFEKEAAEMGKGSFKYAWVLDKLKAERERGITIDISLWKFETSKYYVTIIDAPGHRDFIKNMITGTSQADCAVLIVAAGVGEFEAGISKNGQTREHALLAYTLGVKQLIVGVNKMDSTEPPYSQKRYEEIVKEVSTYIKKIGYNPDTVAFVPISGWNGDNMLEPSSNMPWFKGWKVTRKDGNASGTTLLEALDCILPPTRPTDKPLRLPLQDVYKIGGIGTVPVGRVETGVLKPGMVVTFAPVNVTTEVKSVEMHHEALSEALPGDNVGFNVKNVSVKDVRRGNVAGDSKNDPPMEAAGFTAQVIILNHPGQISAGYAPVLDCHTAHIACKFAELKEKIDRRSGKKLEDGPKFLKSGDAAIVDMIPGKPMCVESFSDYPPLGRFAVRDMRQTVAVGVIKAVDKKAGGAGKVTKSAQKAQKAK; translated from the exons atgggaaaggaaaagaccCACATCAACATCGTCGTCATCGGCCACGTCGATTCCGGCAAGTCCACCACTACCGGCCACCTCATCTACAAATGCGGTGGTATCGACAAGAGGACCATCGAGAAGTTCGAGAAGGAAGCCGCTGAG aTGGGCAAGGGTTCCTTCAAATACGCCTGGGTCTTGGACAAGCTGAAAGCTGAGCGTGAGCGTGGTATCACCATTGATATTTCCCTGTGGAAATTCGAAACAAGCAAGTACTACGTCACCATCATTGATGCCCCTGGACACAGAGACTTCATTAAGAACATGATTACTGGAACTTCTCAG gctGATTGTGCTGTCCTGATTGTTGCTGCTGGTGTTGGTGAGTTTGAGGCCGGTATTTCTAAGAACGGGCAGACCCGTGAGCATGCCCTTCTGGCCTACACCCTGGGTGTGAAACAGCTGATTGTTGGTGTTAACAAGATGGATTCCACTGAGCCACCTTACAGCCAGAAGAGATATGAAGAGATTGTCAAAGAAGTCAGCACTTACATCAAGAAAATTGGCTACAACCCAGACACTGTAGCTTTTGTGCCAATCTCTGGTTGGAATGGAGACAACATGCTGGAGCCTAGCTCTAAC ATGCCCTGGTTCAAGGGATGGAAAGTTACCCGGAAAGATGGCAATGCCAGTGGAACCACCCTCCTTGAGGCTTTGGACTGCATCCTGCCACCAACTCGTCCAACTGACAAACCTCTGCGTCTGCCTCTTCAAGATGTCTACAAAATTGGCG GCATTGGTACTGTACCAGTTGGCCGTGTGGAAACAGGTGTCCTGAAGCCAGGCATGGTGGTTACATTTGCCCCTGTCAATGTTACAACTGAAGTAAAATCTGTCGAGATGCACCATGAGGCCCTGAGCGAAGCTCTGCCTGGTGACAACGTCGGCTTCAACGTGAAGAACGTGTCTGTGAAAGACGTTCGCCGTGGTAACGTTGCTGGTGACAGCAAGAATGATCCTCCAATGGAAGCTGCTGGCTTCACTGCACAG gttatTATCCTGAACCACCCTGGCCAAATTAGTGCTGGTTATGCCCCTGTGCTGGATTGCCATACTGCTCACATTGCTTGCAAATTTGCTGAGCTCAAAGAGAAGATCGATCGTCGTTCTGGCAAGAAGCTGGAGGACGGCCCTAAATTCCTGAAATCCGGAGACGCTGCCATTGTTGACATGATTCCTGGCAAACCTATGTGTGTTGAGAGCTTCTCCGATTATCCTCCTCTGG GTCGTTTTGCCGTGCGTGACATGAGACAGACGGTTGCTGTTGGTGTCATCAAAGCAGTTGACAAGAAGGCTGGTGGCGCTGGCAAGGTCACAAAGTCTGCCCAGAAGGCCCAGAAGGCTAAATGA